The Miscanthus floridulus cultivar M001 chromosome 7, ASM1932011v1, whole genome shotgun sequence genome includes a region encoding these proteins:
- the LOC136467958 gene encoding haloacid dehalogenase-like hydrolase domain-containing protein At2g33255 translates to MLPRLLLGGPLAASAAPLPRRRALAGRRAMSTSAFASASAAPAPGPRRPLRGVVFDLDGTLTVPVIDFPAMYREALGGDAAYAAARAAGGGAVDILHCIEDWAPDKQRHAYEVIARFEREGLDRLQIMPGASELCGFLDAKEIRRGLITRNVKDAVDLFHQRFGMKFTPALSREFRPYKPDPAPLLHICSTWNIPPHEVIMVGDSLKDDVVCGKRAGAFTCLLDETGRYGPHDSLPEEVKPDFKVSSLTEVFTVLEEHFDLAPVPAESRI, encoded by the exons ATGCTCCCCCGCCTGCTCCTCGGCGGCCCCCTCGCCGCGAGCGCCGCGCccctcccccgccgccgcgcccTTGCCGGCCGCCGGGCCATGTCCACCTCCGCCTTCGCTTCCGcctccgccgcgcccgcgcccggaCCGAGGCGGCCGCTGCGCGGGGTGGTCTTCGATCTGGACGGCACCCTGACGGTGCCCGTCATCGACTTCCCGGCCATGTACCGCGAGGCGCTCGGCGGGGACGCGGCCTACGCCGCGGCGCGCGCCGCGGGCGGAGGCGCCGTCGACATCCTCCACTGCATCGAGGACTGGGCGCCCGACAAGCAGCGCCACGCGTACGAGGTCATAGCTCGCTTCGAGCGGGAGGGGCTCGACCGCCTCCAGATCATGCCCG GCGCCTCGGAGCTATGCGGCTTCCTGGACGCAAAGGAGATCAG AAGAGGCTTGATCACCCGTAATGTGAAGGACGCAGTTGATTTGTTTCACCAAAGATTTGGT ATGAAGTTCACTCCTGCACTGAGTAGAGAATTTCGCCCCTATAAGCCAGATCCAGCTCCACTACTTCACATATGCTCCACTTGGAACATTCCACCACACGAAGTGATCATGGTCGGCGACAGTCTCAAGGATGAT GTTGTTTGTGGAAAGAGGGCAGGAGCTTTTACTTGCTTGCTCGATGAAACGGGGCGATATGGTCCTCACGATTCTTTGCCTGAGGAAGTTAAACCTGACTTCAAGGTGTCCTCGCTTACAGAAGTATTCACTGTGCTGGAGGAGCACTTCGATTTGGCACCAGTACCTGCTGAGAGTAGAATATGA